A single window of Coffea eugenioides isolate CCC68of chromosome 7, Ceug_1.0, whole genome shotgun sequence DNA harbors:
- the LOC113777747 gene encoding probable amino-acid acetyltransferase NAGS1, chloroplastic: MAASSPSSCVPSLRNHHQQPQFYCHRPSIRNPRIWNVFSGKLSRFPSFVISSSKGGLINSGRKRNLIKCNVLEEESSGSSINAKKDESFVGFFREAWPYFLAHRGSTFVVLVSAEIIDRSDLDHILMDISLLHGLGIKFVLVPGTHVQIDKLLIERGREAKYVGRYRITDSDSLQAAIDAAGRIRIMIEAMLSPGPSLSAIRRHGDNSRFHDGVSVASGNFLAAKRRGVVEGTDYASTGEVKKIDVSRIRERLDQDCIVILSNLGYSSSGEVLNCNTYEVATACALALGAEKLICIINGPILDDNRHLIRFLTLQDADMLIRERAKQSETAANYVKAVGQDDLTGLGCNVSHGTSPSLNENGFSHKYSATFQNGVGFDNGNGLWSSEQGFAIGGQERLSRLNGYLSELAAAAFVCRGGVQRVHLLDGKIGGVLLKELFQRDGVGTMVASDLYEGTRMARKTDIPGIKQLIQPLEESGILIRRTEEELLEALDSLIVVEREGQIIASAALFPFFKEKCGEVAAIAVSPDCRGQGQGDKLLDYIEKKASSLGLEILFLLTTRTADWFVRRGFSECSIEHIPQERRKKINLSRRSKYYMKKLLPDRSGIRLDGAFT; this comes from the exons ATGGCTGCCTCGTCTCCCAGCTCTTGCGTTCCTTCTCTCAGAAACCATCATCAGCAGCCACAATTCTATTGTCACCGCCCAAGTATTAGAAACCCTCGAATTTGGAATGTTTTCTCGGGGAAGCTCAGTCGATTCCCATCCTTTGTTATCTCGTCTTCAAAGGGTGGTCTTATTAATTCCGGGAGAAAACGGAACTTGATCAAATGCAATGTTTTAGAGGAGGAAAGCAGCGGCAGTAGTATTAATGCTAAAAAGGACGAGTCGTTCGTCGGGTTTTTTCGGGAAGCCTGGCCTTATTTTTTAGCTCACAGAGGCAGCACATTCGTCGTTTTAGTTTCAGCTGAAATTATTGATCGCTCTGATTTGGATCATATTCTCATG GATATTTCGCTTCTTCATGGGCTGGGAATCAAATTTGTTCTGGTTCCAGGGACCCACGTGCAAATTGACAAGCTTTTGATTGAAAGAG GAAGAGAGGCCAAGTATGTTGGGCGCTACAGGATCACTGATTCCGATTCCCTCCAAGCAGCAATAGATGCTGCTGGCAGAATTCGTATCATGATTGAGGCAATGCTGTCTCCCGGACCTTCCTTGAGTGCTATTCGCCGACATGGAGATAATAGTCGTTTTCATGATGGTGTTAGTGTTGCAAGTGGTAACTTTCTCGCCGCAAAG agaagaggagttgttgAGGGCACTGACTATGCGTCAACCGGTGAAGTAAAGAAGATAGATGTTTCTCGCATTCGTGAGAGGCTTGATCAGGATTGTATAGTGATCTTAAGCAATCTCGGTTATTCCAGCTCTGGAGAAGTGCTAAATTGCAA CACATATGAAGTTGCAACTGCCTGTGCCTTAGCTCTTGGTGCAGAAAAACTTATCTGCATCATAAATGGGCCAATTCTGGATGACAACAGACATCTTATTCGCTTCTTGACCCTTCAGGATGCAGACATGCTGATTCGTGAACGCGCTAAACAAAGTGAGACAGCTGCAAATTATGTAAAAGCCGTTGGGCAAGACGACCTGACTGGTTTGGGATGTAATGTTTCGCATGGAACATCACCTTCTTTAAACGAGAATGGTTTTAGCCATAAATATAGTGCAACATTTCAAAATGGTGTTGGCTTTGACAACGGCAATGGATTATGGTCTAGTGAACAAGGTTTTGCTATTGGAGGTCAAGAGAGGCTAAGCAGGCTAAATGGTTACCTTTCAGAATTAGCTGCTGCAGCTTTTGTTTGCAGA GGAGGAGTTCAGAGAGTTCATCTACTGGATGGCAAGATTGGTGGTGTTTTGCTCAAGGAGTTGTTTCAAAGAGATGGTGTAGGGACTATGGTGGCAAG TGATCTTTATGAAGGAACACGAATGGCGAGGAAGACAGATATCCCTGGTATAAAACAGTTAATACAGCCTTTAGAAGAATCTGGCATATTGATCAGGAGGACGGAGGAAGAG CTACTGGAAGCATTGGATTCCCTTATTGTTGTGGAAAGAGAAGGTCAAATAATTGCTAGCGCTGCTTTGTTTCCCTTTTTTAAAGAGAAGTGTGGGGAAGTTGCTGCAATTGCTGTTTCTCCTGACTGTCGTGGTCAAGGACAGGGTGACAAATTACTTG ATTACATTGAGAAAAAGGCATCTTCCCTTGGATTAGAAATACTTTTTCTACTAACAACTCGCACAGCAGATTG GTTTGTAAGGCGTGGCTTCTCTGAGTGTTCCATCGAACATATACCACAGGAGAGGCGGAAAAAGATCAACTTATCCCGCAGATCCAAGTATTATATGAAGAAGCTGCTACCTGACAGGAGTGGCATCCGTTTGGATGGTGCTTTTACTTGA
- the LOC113777748 gene encoding NADH dehydrogenase [ubiquinone] iron-sulfur protein 4, mitochondrial, which produces MASSLLRLASRSRQAYPSFLTPLSRPFASDALVETKPGEIGMVSGIPEEHLRRRVLIYSPARTASQQGSGKVGKWKINFVSTQKWENPLMGWTSTGDPYAHVGDSALCFDSEEAAIEFAQRHGWDYRVKKRHTPLLKPKAYADNFRWKGSPDTKN; this is translated from the exons ATGGCGAGCTCCCTTCTACGCCTCGCTAGCCGATCTCGTCAAGCCTATCCATCTTTCCTGACCCCACTGTCGAGACCATTCGCCTCAGACGCATTGGTGGAGACCAAACCTGGAGAAATCGGCATGGTCTCTGGCATCCCCGAAGAACATCTTCGCAGACGG GTTCTAATTTATTCACCAGCTCGAACTGCGAGTCAGCAAGGATCAGGAAAAGTTGGAAAATGGAAGATCAACTTCGTGTCTACTCAGAA ATGGGAAAATCCACTGATGGGTTGGACATCCACGGGGGATCCATATGCCCATGTAGGTGATTCTGCTTTGTGTTTTGATAGTGAAGAAGCTGCAATAGAATTTGCTCAAAGACATGGTTGGGATTACAGG GTTAAGAAGCGTCATACACCATTGCTAAAG CCCAAGGCGTATGCAGACAACTTCAGATGGAAGGGCTCTCCAGACACAAAGAATTGA
- the LOC113778570 gene encoding single myb histone 6 isoform X1, with the protein MGAPKQKWTPEEEAALKAGIAKYGVGKWSTILKDPEFSAVLRSRSNVDLKDKWRNINVMANGWGSRQRGRPGYKIAQQTAKLEDITRDLSPVVTNVPELVDAEPLSVISVKEPNSSSKTPISRLDDLILEAIAKLKEPRGSNRAAISLYIEERYLTPPNFERLLAANLKLLTEKGRLIKVKHQYRIAPTSATIDLGIDPPPLLLEVVQKDSSNGEKKGTKVLTKAQIDAELERLRSMTAAEAAAAAAQAVAEAEAAIAEAEVAAREAEEAEAEAEAAQCFAEAALKALKCRTVLV; encoded by the exons ATGGGTGCCCCTAAGCAGAAGTGGACTCCAGAAGAAGAAGCAGCCCTTAAAGCTGGCATTGCAAAGTATGGTGTAGGCAAATGGAGTACAATTCTTAAAGATCCGGAGTTCAGTGCAGTCTTGCGCTCACGCTCAAATGTGGATCTTAAG GATAAATGGAGAAACATAAATGTGATGGCCAATGGGTGGGGCTCTCGGCAGAGAGGTAGGCCTGGATATAAAATTGCTCAGCAGACTGCCAAGCTTGAGGATATTACTAGGGACCTTAGCCCTGTGGTTACTAATGTTCCAGAACTTGTTGATGCTGAACCTCTTTCAGTAATCAGTGTAAAAGAGCCAAACTCCAGCTCCAAAACGCCAATTTCAAG GTTGGATGATCTTATATTGGAGGCTATTGCAAAGTTGAAGGAACCCCGTGGTTCTAACCGGGCTGCAATTTCTCTGTACATAGAG GAGCGTTACTTGACTCCTCCAAATTTTGAGAGACTGTTAGCTGCAAACTTGAAGCTTTTAACAGAAAAAGGGCGACTGATTAAG GTAAAGCATCAGTACAGGATTGCTCCAACTTCAGCCACTATTGATTTAGGGATAGACCCTCCTCCTTTGCTTTTGGAGGTAGTGCAAAAGGACTCTTCAAACGGAGAGAAGAAAGGAACCAAAGTTCTGACTAAAGCTCAGATTGATGCTGAACTGGAGAGGTTGAGGAGCATGACAGCAGCGGAGGCTGCTGCAGCTGCTGCACAAGCAGTTGCAGAAGCAGAAGCTGCAATAGCAGAGGCTGAGGTGGCTGCAAGGGAAGCTGAAGAGGCAGAAGCAGAGGCAGAAGCGGCACAGTGTTTTGCTGAAGCAGCATTGAAGGCATTGAAGTGTAGAACTGTTCTTGTCTG A
- the LOC113778570 gene encoding single myb histone 6 isoform X2 — translation MANGWGSRQRGRPGYKIAQQTAKLEDITRDLSPVVTNVPELVDAEPLSVISVKEPNSSSKTPISRLDDLILEAIAKLKEPRGSNRAAISLYIEERYLTPPNFERLLAANLKLLTEKGRLIKVKHQYRIAPTSATIDLGIDPPPLLLEVVQKDSSNGEKKGTKVLTKAQIDAELERLRSMTAAEAAAAAAQAVAEAEAAIAEAEVAAREAEEAEAEAEAAQCFAEAALKALKCRTVLV, via the exons ATGGCCAATGGGTGGGGCTCTCGGCAGAGAGGTAGGCCTGGATATAAAATTGCTCAGCAGACTGCCAAGCTTGAGGATATTACTAGGGACCTTAGCCCTGTGGTTACTAATGTTCCAGAACTTGTTGATGCTGAACCTCTTTCAGTAATCAGTGTAAAAGAGCCAAACTCCAGCTCCAAAACGCCAATTTCAAG GTTGGATGATCTTATATTGGAGGCTATTGCAAAGTTGAAGGAACCCCGTGGTTCTAACCGGGCTGCAATTTCTCTGTACATAGAG GAGCGTTACTTGACTCCTCCAAATTTTGAGAGACTGTTAGCTGCAAACTTGAAGCTTTTAACAGAAAAAGGGCGACTGATTAAG GTAAAGCATCAGTACAGGATTGCTCCAACTTCAGCCACTATTGATTTAGGGATAGACCCTCCTCCTTTGCTTTTGGAGGTAGTGCAAAAGGACTCTTCAAACGGAGAGAAGAAAGGAACCAAAGTTCTGACTAAAGCTCAGATTGATGCTGAACTGGAGAGGTTGAGGAGCATGACAGCAGCGGAGGCTGCTGCAGCTGCTGCACAAGCAGTTGCAGAAGCAGAAGCTGCAATAGCAGAGGCTGAGGTGGCTGCAAGGGAAGCTGAAGAGGCAGAAGCAGAGGCAGAAGCGGCACAGTGTTTTGCTGAAGCAGCATTGAAGGCATTGAAGTGTAGAACTGTTCTTGTCTG A